A region of Actinomycetota bacterium DNA encodes the following proteins:
- the ispE gene encoding 4-(cytidine 5'-diphospho)-2-C-methyl-D-erythritol kinase: MSDPRQRRLDDGSIVRAAPAKLNVFLRVRGARDDGYHDLESLVLPLSLADTVTVASADALRVDVRGDDAFTSAVDSGGMNLALVAALALGESCSGGPTGATITIDKRIPVAAGLGGGSADAAAVLLALQSLWGCGLDTEALLEIAGRIGSDVPAMVLGDAVVIRGRGERLEPVDVVPTWWCVVPFDFPTRSPDAYRWWDDQGGVTGPDPAPALDAIREGNVGELGRLLHNDLEPVVVARHPVIGRTKEALLDAGALGAVMSGSGPTVVALARTELHATELAGAFPGAIALSAPWSGAGSMG; the protein is encoded by the coding sequence GTGAGCGACCCTCGTCAGCGTCGCCTCGACGACGGATCGATCGTCCGCGCCGCCCCCGCGAAGCTGAACGTGTTCCTCCGCGTCCGCGGGGCGCGCGACGACGGCTACCACGACCTCGAGTCGCTCGTGCTGCCGCTCTCGCTCGCCGACACGGTGACGGTCGCCTCCGCGGACGCGCTCCGTGTGGACGTCCGCGGCGACGATGCGTTCACGAGCGCGGTCGATTCGGGCGGCATGAACCTGGCGCTCGTCGCCGCGCTCGCCCTCGGTGAGTCGTGTTCCGGCGGACCGACGGGCGCGACGATCACGATCGACAAGCGGATCCCGGTCGCCGCCGGCCTCGGCGGCGGCAGCGCCGATGCGGCGGCGGTGCTCCTTGCACTGCAGTCGCTGTGGGGATGTGGCCTCGATACCGAAGCGTTGCTGGAGATCGCGGGGCGGATCGGTTCGGACGTTCCGGCGATGGTGCTGGGCGACGCGGTCGTGATCCGGGGACGGGGCGAGCGGCTCGAACCGGTCGACGTCGTTCCCACGTGGTGGTGCGTGGTTCCGTTCGACTTCCCGACACGCTCTCCCGACGCGTACCGATGGTGGGACGATCAAGGAGGTGTCACCGGACCCGACCCGGCGCCCGCTCTGGATGCGATCCGCGAGGGCAACGTCGGCGAGCTCGGCCGGTTGCTGCACAACGATCTCGAGCCGGTGGTGGTCGCCCGCCACCCGGTGATCGGTCGGACGAAGGAAGCCTTGCTCGACGCGGGCGCGCTGGGCGCGGTGATGAGCGGGAGCGGTCCCACGGTCGTCGCCCTCGCGCGCACGGAGCTGCATGCGACGGAGCTCGCCGGTGCGTTCCCGGGCGCGATCGCGCTGTCGGCCCCGTGGTCCGGCGCGGGCTCCATGGGATGA
- the rsmA gene encoding 16S rRNA (adenine(1518)-N(6)/adenine(1519)-N(6))-dimethyltransferase RsmA — protein sequence MRDLAERHGIRPTKSLGQNFLIDPNLARRIASLAVVGPGERVVEVGAGLGSLTLALAATGARVTAIEFDRALLPALEEVTGELDNVKILHADATSLDWNELLGEDRSSLCANLPYNLATPLLLDLLAGVPQLRDYLVMVQREVGERLAAAPGEDAFGAVSLKVAYRAEASVIRRVPPTVFWPPPKVDSVLVRLTPRPAPPAEAAGVDPGRLLAAIDGAFAERRKTMRNAVRRIAGFDAARADEVLAAAGVQPAIRPEQLDLAAFARIVRALEERT from the coding sequence CTGCGCGACCTCGCGGAGCGCCACGGCATCCGTCCCACGAAGTCCCTCGGGCAGAACTTCCTGATCGACCCCAACCTCGCGCGCCGGATCGCGTCCCTGGCGGTCGTAGGCCCGGGGGAGCGGGTCGTGGAGGTCGGAGCCGGCCTCGGTTCCCTCACCCTCGCCCTGGCCGCCACCGGGGCCCGGGTGACCGCGATCGAGTTCGACCGCGCGCTGCTGCCCGCCCTCGAAGAGGTCACCGGCGAACTTGACAACGTCAAGATCCTCCACGCGGACGCGACCTCCCTCGACTGGAACGAGCTCCTCGGCGAGGATCGCTCGAGCCTGTGCGCGAACCTTCCCTACAACCTCGCGACCCCGCTGCTCCTCGATCTGCTCGCGGGGGTTCCCCAGCTCCGGGACTATCTCGTCATGGTCCAGCGCGAGGTCGGGGAACGCCTCGCAGCCGCCCCAGGGGAGGACGCCTTCGGCGCGGTCAGCCTGAAGGTCGCGTACCGTGCCGAGGCGTCGGTCATACGGCGGGTCCCGCCGACGGTGTTCTGGCCGCCGCCGAAGGTGGACTCGGTCCTCGTCCGCCTGACCCCGCGCCCCGCGCCTCCCGCGGAGGCGGCCGGCGTCGATCCCGGCCGCCTGCTCGCCGCGATCGACGGGGCCTTCGCCGAGAGGAGGAAGACGATGCGGAACGCGGTCCGACGGATCGCCGGGTTCGACGCCGCGCGCGCGGACGAGGTCCTCGCAGCAGCGGGCGTGCAGCCGGCGATCCGGCCCGAGCAGCTCGATCTTGCGGCGTTCGCCCGCATCGTCCGCGCCCTCGAGGAGCGCACGTGA
- a CDS encoding septal ring lytic transglycosylase RlpA family protein, translating to MLAVAILAAGTLSFSLFRSQGITLVVEGQPRAVPTMSGSVGELLAQHGIDPGIASDVTPEASTELADGMTVVVELEGVTAATDPSDRGIWVVEGSGAEAMELIAKLATGPAGSGGPVGHSSISSVNVVVRGKHRAVVTNATEVGQLLSAMGISPDRDDRVLPPPSSPVTDGGTVRFAEVETETLEARVEVPFETVSRISSHLYPLEEEIAREGVPGVAVRVFEVKLVDGKRVGRELLSEEIVRQPKDQLRLVGPESAVDPEGTDPGVYVPSGVQTGESTWYDPPWSGLTAAHKTLPIGTMVTVTNLANGQSVLVRINDRGPYAPGRIIDLSPEAFSVISDLGFGVLDVRISW from the coding sequence ATGCTCGCGGTGGCGATCCTCGCCGCCGGCACGCTCTCCTTCTCGTTGTTCCGATCGCAGGGCATCACGCTCGTCGTGGAGGGACAGCCGCGCGCGGTCCCGACGATGAGTGGTTCGGTCGGGGAGCTCCTCGCGCAGCACGGGATCGATCCGGGCATCGCGAGCGACGTCACCCCCGAAGCGTCGACGGAACTCGCCGACGGCATGACCGTCGTGGTCGAGCTCGAAGGCGTGACCGCGGCAACGGATCCCTCGGACAGGGGGATCTGGGTGGTGGAAGGGTCGGGTGCCGAAGCGATGGAACTCATCGCCAAGCTCGCCACAGGCCCAGCCGGTTCCGGGGGCCCGGTCGGGCACTCGTCGATCTCGAGCGTGAACGTCGTGGTGCGGGGGAAGCACCGCGCCGTGGTGACGAACGCGACCGAGGTCGGCCAACTCCTCTCGGCCATGGGGATCTCGCCCGATCGTGACGACCGTGTCCTTCCACCTCCCAGCTCTCCCGTGACCGACGGCGGTACCGTGCGCTTCGCCGAGGTCGAGACCGAGACCCTCGAGGCCAGGGTCGAGGTGCCCTTCGAGACCGTCTCCCGGATCTCCTCCCACCTGTATCCGCTCGAGGAAGAGATCGCCCGCGAGGGGGTTCCAGGCGTCGCGGTGCGGGTCTTCGAAGTCAAGCTGGTTGACGGAAAGCGGGTCGGCCGGGAGCTCCTCTCGGAGGAGATCGTGCGGCAGCCGAAGGACCAGCTCCGTCTCGTCGGTCCCGAGTCGGCCGTCGACCCCGAGGGCACCGATCCCGGGGTCTACGTCCCGAGCGGGGTGCAGACGGGGGAGTCCACGTGGTACGACCCTCCGTGGTCGGGCCTGACGGCCGCCCACAAGACGCTGCCGATCGGCACGATGGTGACCGTCACGAACCTGGCCAACGGACAGAGCGTTCTCGTGAGGATCAACGACCGTGGCCCCTACGCGCCGGGACGGATCATCGACCTCTCGCCCGAGGCCTTCTCGGTCATCTCCGACCTGGGCTTCGGGGTCCTCGACGTCCGCATCAGCTGGTAG